From the Labrus mixtus chromosome 17, fLabMix1.1, whole genome shotgun sequence genome, one window contains:
- the sprn2 gene encoding shadow of prion protein 2 encodes MTGQQKLLSLWVCLLLVAALCPGAQYAHCKRGGLFKGRGKGDADKGPPSQGRGLSKHGLKLAGAAAAGMLGGTGTGYGMGLFGRPKHGSMSHHKAVSSQQDQRLYYENRQGFHNQSLWRAFVNAAAPAPNAFLTLGHAVSVLIAAWIRDM; translated from the coding sequence ATGACGGGCCAGCAGAAGCTCCTCTCACTCTGGGTTTGTCTGTTGCTGGTGGCAGCACTGTGCCCGGGTGCACAGTACGCACACTGTAAACGTGGAGGCCTCTTCAAGGGGCGAGGAAAAGGTGATGCAGACAAAGGGCCTCCGTCCCAGGGACGCGGCCTCTCCAAGCACGGCCTGAAGTTGGCGGGGGCAGCGGCAGCCGGGATGCTGGGGGGCACAGGCACCGGATACGGGATGGGCCTCTTTGGTCGACCCAAGCATGGATCTATGAGTCATCATAAAGCAGTCTCTTCCCAGCAAGATCAACGGCTTTACTATGAAAACCGCCAGGGATTTCACAACCAGTCTCTGTGGAGAGCCTTTGTTAACGCGGCGGCCCCGGCTCCTAACGCCTTCCTCACACTGGGACATGCGGTGTCTGTCCTTATAGCAGCATGGAtcagagacatgtaa